A stretch of the Neovison vison isolate M4711 unplaced genomic scaffold, ASM_NN_V1 Scaffold_017, whole genome shotgun sequence genome encodes the following:
- the LOC122897899 gene encoding collagen alpha-1(II) chain-like has product MRETSRERPGAGSAGRPGVLGESRDPWPRARPSTAPGQSGGVLVDPVHGTGEKERKARPPTGGPPRPGLASPSGKGVREAGPRRRPRAEAASAHRLPPPSPSQPGAQGPGEAGEGPVWQPPQGAQTRPAVRPLFAVPVDPALPTHTLPGRDGHNPRRPAGGGARDPPTDRPLPPTPGAGQGGGRGREGSGDREVYRPSQTPHLALSPERVAPGRRGRALGARSESPSGLAPPPHRAPAEARRRAEPRPGGGPGGGDRRADRRGGEGGEGGGRRGTEPPPPAARPPPRAAGRAGARRAPRVRPRRPPQLGRSTGRARLASRVAAAAGPPGARAPQPDSGKTRARRAGGRYRPHTVHGLGLDQKDLGPPRAAPGSGSSGVGAENTGAGGEHEPAAQAGALPGLEEGQGETVGDALTPRGGPERGTAHARGEARVGVGGSTRTKPGRRAGRGGGGGGATGHGPRPPHTPTATATATAHGHRRPGSFSSPPSPKPPRATAARLRGRATDGAARLSALGDNTPSTPDPPRARGTQRGVAATRGKARSGGRRRGVPRAAAGARVPGARPRARLGLGASRPDRAKAGIAGGEGGGGRGSRTRGGGPRMGGPHGPDDRGSPPGARRRDRRRSGTGPSTTTGQHRRAARDRDPPQHTTPGDPKTAGASSRPVRHKRDQTPRRSERLDNGASGHRAPPPREGRSSDNPTGAQGVPTYPPTPTEGRGAHTHNARPHGAAGQPPPDGRTETVAWRSNPSPGGPNHPRRAPRGPAAAPRIPRRAEGAVRARRPGRTSAEDEGGGGGGARAPLRKPSTRRPRGRALFPPRAHFSLVPRDQRAGTAPARPRRTDSQVRPSSQRSARAVGRPRRGRSEGLTKPSNRHGDYHRKLIGQTFEWVVAATGGVRSARGYLESPKPPAPAPRPGPGGG; this is encoded by the exons ATGCGGGAGACTTCCCGCGAGCGCCCGGGCGCCGGGAGTGCTGGTCGACCTGGAGTTCTGGGGGAATCCCGGGATCCCTGGCCGCGGGCGCGTCCAAGTACCGCGCCGGGGCAGAGCGGGGGAGTGCTGGTCGACCCGGTCCACGGGACGGGGGAAAAGGAGCGCAAGGCGCGACCGCCCACCGGcggtcccccccgccccggcctcgcATCCCCCTCTGGGAAAGGGGTCCGCGAGGCCGGCCCCCGGCGGCGCCCACGCGCCGAGGCAGCCAGCGCCCACCGACTACCCCCTCCTTCCCCGTCCCAGCCCGGGGCCCAAGGCCCCGGCGAGGCGGGAGAGGGGCCGGTGTGGCAGCCACCCCAAGGCGCGCAGACACGCCCGGCGGTGCGCCCCCTCTTCGCCGTTCCCGTCGACCCGGCCCTCCCCACGCACACCCTACCAGGGCGGGACGGGCACAACCCCCGCCGGCCGGCCGGGGGAGGCGCGCGAGACCCGCCGACcgaccgccccctccccccaaccccgggcgcggggcagggtgggggacgcGGCCGAGAGGGCAGCGGGGACCGGGAA GTGTACCGCCCCAGTCAAACTCCCCACCTGGCACTGTCCCCGGAGCGGGTCGCGCCCGGCCGGCGCGGCCGGGCGCTTGGCGCCAGAAGCGAGAGCCCCTCGGGGCTCGCCCCCCCGCCTCACCGG GCGCCGGCCGAGGCGAGGCGCCGCGCGGAACCGCGGCCCGGGGGCGGACCCGGCGGGGGGGACCGGCGCGCCGACCGCCGCGGCGGCGAGGGGGGCGAGGGCGGGGGAAGACGGGGGACGgaacccccgccgcccgccgcccgaccCCCCCCGCGCGCGGCGGGGCGCGCCGGCGCCCGCCGGGCTCCCCGGGTGCGGCCGCGACGCCCGCCGCAGCTGGGGCGATCCACGGGAAGGGCCCGGCTCGCGTCCagagtcgccgccgccgccggccccccgGGTGCCCGGGCCCCC CAACCCGACTCCGGGAAGACCCGGGCCCGGCGCGCCGGGGGCCGCTACCGGCCTCACACCGTCCACGGGCTGGGCCTCGATCAGAAGGACTTGGGCCCCCCACGAGCGGCGCCGGGGAGTGGGTCTTCC GGAGTGGGGGCCGAAAACACGGGCGCGGGCGGGGAGCACGAGCCGGCGGCACAGGCGGGAGCCCTGCCgggcttggaggaggggcagggggagacggtGGGGGATGCGTTGACGCCCAGGGGCGGGCCCGAGCGCGGCACGGCGCACGCACGCGGGGAGgcgagggtgggggttggagggagcacACGCACGaagccggggcggcgggcggggcggggcgggggaggggggggggccaCGGGCCACGGCCCTCGCCCCCCGCACACCCCCACCGCCACAGCCACCGCCACCGCCCACGGGCACCGCCGCCcgggctccttctcctcccctccttcaccgAAGCCCCCGCGAGCAACCGCCGCACGGCTGCGGGGCCGGGCGACGGACGGCGCGGCGCGGCTGTCCGCCCTGGGCGACAACACCCCGTCGACCCCCGACCCACCGCGGGCTCGGGGCACACAGCGCGGCGTGGCCGCAACCCGGGGGAAAGCGCGCAGCGGCGGGCGGCGCCGCGGCGTCCCGCGGGCCGCCGCCGGGGCACGCGTCCCCGGGGCGCGGCCCCGCGCGCGACTCGGCCTCGGCGCGAGCCGCCCCGACAGGGCGAAGGCCGGGATCgccggcggggagggagggggcgggcgcggATCCCGGACGCGAGGCGGTGGCCCGCGGATGGGGGGCCCCCACGGCCCGGACGACCGCGGCTCCCCGCCGGGGGCACGGCGGCGAGACCGACGGCGTTCCGGAACCGGGCCCTCCACCACGACGGGTCAACACCGGCGAGCGGCACGGGACCGcgaccctccccaacacacaaccCCGGGCGACCCCAAGACCGC GGGTGCCTCCAGCCGGCCAGTCAGACACAAGCGAGACCAGACTCCGAGAAGGTCGGAAAGGTTGGACAACGGGGCATCCGGCCACCGCGCGCCCCCCCCACGCGAGGGGCGAAGCTCGGACAACCCCACAGGCGCCCAGGGGGTTCCCacctacccccccacacccaccgagGGACGCGGGGCACACACGCACAACGCACGGCCCCACGGGGCCGCCGGGCAGCCCCCTCCCGACGGCCGCACGGAGACCGTGGCGTGGCGCAGCAACCCCAGCCCCGGGG gcccgAACCACCCCCGGAGGGCGCCACGGGGgcccgccgccgcgccgcgcATCCCGAGACGCGCCGAGGGCGCCGTGCGGGCACGGCGACCGGGAAGGACCAGCGCCGAGGacgaaggcggcggcggcggcggcgcgcgcgcGCCCCTCCGCAAGCCCTCGACCCGCCGTCCGCGGGGAAG GGCCCTTTTTCCCCCCCGCGCGCACTTCTCTCTCGTCCCTCGCGACCAGCGGGCCGGCACCGCACCGGCCCGCCCGCGCCGCACGG ATAGTCAAGTTCGACCGTCTTCTCAGCGCTCCGCCAGGGCCGTGGGCCGACCCCGGCGGGGCCGATCCGAGGGCCTCACTAAACCATCCAATCG GCACGGCGACTACCATCGAAAGTTGATAGGGCAGACGTTCGAATGGGTCGTCGCCGCCACGGGGGGCGTGCGATCGGCCCGAGGTTATCTAGAGTCACCAAAGCCGCCGGCGCCCGCCccccggccggggccggggggaggcTGA